TACTATGATGGGATCTTACCACCTTCATATGTTTTCAAGTATAGGTATAGGAACCATTTTTTCTTTTATAGTAACTTATCTTTTATTAATAATTAGTGCCCACTATTTAAAATCTTCTTTTTATTTACTTTCTTCTTATACAGGAATTAATCTTTATAAAACCGGGGGCTTTTGGTATTTTATAGGGACTTTATTAATCATTGTAGTAATTGGTTTTTTAATAAATTTAGTTGCTTGGGTATTAATTGCGGTAGCTTTTTTCACTACCCCTGAAGAAATAAAAAGCACTGCTTAAAATTTTTAGAATTTGAACCTCCATTTCTAAGATTTTAAGAGAAGCCAAAAATCTTAAAGTTTGAAATAATTTTATTTATAAGATATAATTAATTTAAAACCAAAAGAGTGGAGTAAAAAATGGATGCTATTACTAATTTAAGAGGATTAGACAAAATAATTGTTCCTATTAGACTTACTTCCAGTTCTAAAATTAGATTTCAATGTTATCCAGGGGTTCCTTGTTTTAAACTTTGTTGTTCAGACCTATTTTTACCACTTACCCCTTATGACATTATAAGAATTCGAGATAGACTTGGACTAACAACTGATGAATTTTTACTTCTTTATACAGAACCATTTATATTACCTAAGTCAGGATTACCTATTGTTAGACTTAAGATGAGAGAAGATGAGGAAAAGACTTGTCCATTTTTAGGTGAAGGGGGTTGCACAATTTATGAAGTAAGACCTCTTGCTTGTAGATATTATCCTCTTGGTTTTGGAATGTTTAGAAATAGAGACGAAGGAAAAAATGAAGATATTTATTACCTTGTAAAGGAGGGGTTTTGTCAAGGTCTTGATTCAGGAGAAGAAATGACTGTAGAGGAATATAGAATTTCTCAAGGTATCCCAGAACTTGAAGAACCCATTAAAGAATGGGGAGAAATTATAATGAGAAAAGAATCTTTTGGTCCTATGGAGGTTCCTGAAAAAAGTTTGCAACTTTTTTTTATGGTAAGTAGCAACCCAGAAAGATTTAGAGCTTTTGTTTTTGAATCAAAATTTTTAGATATGTTTGAAGTTCCAGAGGAAACCTTAGAAGAAATTAAAAAAGATGATTTAAAACTTTTACAGTTTGGTTTTAAATGGCTTAAAACAGTTCTTTTTGGAGACAAATTAGTTAAGCGGAAAAAAGAAGGTCCTTCAGTTAAAAAGATAAAACCCTTTTAATTTTTCAAATTAAATGTTTCCCAAAATCAAAAGAAAAAAGACCAAAGTTGTTAAAGTAGGTAGCGTCTTAATAGGTGGGGAAAATCCTATTCGTGTTCAAAGCATGACAAATACAGATACAAGAGATGTAAAAGCAACCTTAGAACAAATATATAAACTTCATTATGCAGGATGTGAAATAATTAGAGTAACAATCCCCGATGAAAAAGCAGTTTCAGCTTTAAAAGAAATAACAAAAAAAAGCCCTATGCCTGTTATTGCAGATTTACATTTTGTTACTTCTCTTGGTGAAAAAGCAGTGAAAGCAGGAATTGCAGGAATAAGAATTAATCCTGGGACCTTTAAAAATCTTAAAAATCTTGATAGACTGATTGAGGTTTGTAAAGATTATGGAGTTTGTATAAGAATAGGGATAAACGCAGGATCTTTAGAAACAAAAATTTTAAAAAAATATAAAACTCCTACTCCTTCTGCAATGGTTGAAAGCGCTATAAATTGGGTTAATTATATAGTAGAAAAATTTGATTATCAGAATATTAAAGTTTCTTTAAAATCTTCTAATTGGTGGGACACTGTTAAGGCTTATGAACTTTTTTCTAAAAAATCTGATTTTCCTTTACATATAGGTGTTACAGAAGCAGGAGGACTCATTCCAGGAACTATTAAAAATACCATGGCTATTACTTATCTGCTTTTAAAAGGGATTGGAGATACTTTGAGAGTATCTTTAACTGCGGATCCAGTAGAGGAGGTATATGTAGCTTATGAGATTTTGAGAAATCTTGGTTTAAGAACTCTTCATCCTGATATAATAGCTTGTCCTATGTGTGGAAGATGTGAAATAGATCTGATGAAACTTTATAGGGAAGTTGAAAATTGGGCTAAAAATGTTAAAGCAAATCTTAGACTTGCTGTTATGGGATGTATAGTTAATGGACCTGGAGAAGCAAAACATGCAGATCTTGGAATAACAGGAGGGAAAGGGGTAGGAATAATTTTTAGAGAGGGGAAAATCATTAAAAAAGTTCCTGAGGATCAGCTACTTAATGAATTTTTTAAAGAGATTGAAACCTTTTTAAAAGAACACCCTGAAAGATTGATTAATCTTTAGTGATAAGTTTATAAATATCTTTAGCAGAAAGCTTATATTCTTCTGCTAAGATTTTAGCTATTTCTTTAGGTTTAAGCCCACTATTTTTAAGTTCTTCTATCTTCTTTTTAAGATCAGAAATCTCTTTTTTTATTGGTAATTTTTCAATTTTAGGTTTAGGAAGGATTATAAGAGTAATTTCTCCTAAAAAGTTTTCTCTTTTAGCTAAAGTTTCTAAATCTGTCCATAGGAGCTCTTCGTGAAGTTTAGTTAATTCACGAGCTAAAAAACATTCACAATTTCCAAGAATTTCAAGAAGATTTTTGGCAGTTTTTACCATTCTGTGAGGGCTTTCAAAAATAACAATAGGTAGATTTCTGGGTAGATTTTCTAATACCCTTTTCTGTTCTGTTTTTTTCCGAGGTAAAAAACCAAGAAAAATAAACCCAGAGCTAAGATTAACCCCAGAAACGCTAAGAGCACAAGTAAGGGCAGAAACCCCAGGAACAGGAACAACTTTAATTCCTTTTTTGTAGGCTTCTCTTACTAAGTAAGCTCCTGGATCTGAAATAAGGGGACAACCAGCTTCACTGGTGAGAACTACATCCTCTCCTTCCTCTAAAAACTTAAGCACTTTATGACTTCTTTCTATCTCTACATCTTTATAAAGACTTATTAATTTTTTGGAGCCACATCTATAATGGTTAAGAAGTTTTTTAACAGACCTTGTATCCTCAGAAGCTATGATTTTTACGTTTTTTAAAACTTCTAAGGCTCTTAAGGTGATGTCTTCAAGGTTACCTATAGGAACCCCAACTACATAAAGCTTCCCTTTTGTTTTTTCCATCTTTAAAAACACCTTTATTTGAACTAATTTTTAGCACAAACCAGAAAAAAGGACAACCAATTGTTAGAAGATATTGTAAAAATAGAAAGACCCAAGAGGGATAAACCCTCTGGGTTTCATCCAAAGGATATACTCAGCATAATTTAGTAATTAAATTTTATGCCAGCATAAAAAGATCTATCAGGGGTTCCATAGTCTTTTACTTCTTCATAATTAGCGTTAAAAAGATTTTCTACCTTGAGATAAAACTTAATTTTGGGATTGAAAGAATAATTAGTAGATAGATTAAAAAGAGAGTAGGATTTTAACTTCTGAGTATTTAAAGGATTTGCAAATCTTTCTCCAGTATAAACATAATCAGCAATAACAGAAAGGTTTTTGAGAGAGTACTCTAAGGTAGCTTCAGCTTTATGAGAAGGCTTATAAATAAGATATTTTTCTTTATCCCTGTCTTCTGAATCTAAATAGGTATAATTAGCTTTTAGGCTTAAGTTTTGAGTAAGTTTTAGGGTAAGATAGACTTCAGCCCCTTTTATAACAGCTTTTCCGATGTTTTGGGGTTGCCAGGTTTGAAGGTCAAACTGGATAAGATCTTTATATCTTTGGTAAAAAACAGAACCACCTAAAATTAGCTTATTTTCTAAAAAAGTCTTTTCAAATCCAAGATCCCACCCTTTTGATTCTTCAGGTTTAAGGTTAGGATTGCTAAAGATGGGATAATAAAGGTCATCAAAAGTAGGAACTCTAAAACTTGTCCCATAGTTAGCTTTAAGCTTTACATCAATCTTAGGAATTATATAGCTAATTCCTAATCTGTAAGTAGTTTTTTCTCCAAGATTTTTATAATTATCATATCTTAACCCTGCAGTTAAAAGAAGTTCATTTTCTAAAAGGTAAAGCTTGTTGTTAAGAAAAATCCCAGTATATTCCCTTTTTTTATCATAGCTTGAAGATCCCCAGCTACTTTCAGAGAGCATTTCTACTTCCTCTCTTTTAAAGTCTAAACCAAAAACCAAAGAATAAGTCTTCCCTAAGTTTAAAAAATTTTCCCAAGAAAAACCCTCTGTAGAAGGTGTATATCGGGTATAAGGAGACCAACTAATAGGTTCATAATATTTTCTTTGGGAGTAATTCTTATAGATAGAGAAAGTTTGCTTAAATTGTTCAAAAAGGTCTAAGTTAAGTTTGGCACCAACAAGGTAATTATAGTCTTTTCTAAGGTTTTCTGCATCTTCATCCCAGCCGTCATACTCTATCCTTCCGTAGTTATATCTTCCCAAAAATTCAAATCTTACCTTAGGTAAAAGATTAAGCCCTATCTTAGCAGAAGCAAAGGAATTCTTAAACCCGTCTTTTTCCTTTCCATAACGATAGGCAGAAAAGCCATCTGTATAGTAATAAAAGGTATTTAACCTAAAGTCAATATTTTTAAGTTCTCCTGATAGTTCAAAAGAGGGTTTATAGGTTCCGTAAGAACCACCTTCAAGGTAAAGACCGATTTTTGGTCTTCCTTTACCCTTTTTAGTAATAATATTTATTACCCCGGCTACAGCCTCAGACCCATAAAGTGTGCTTTGAGGTCCTTCAATGATTTCAATCCTTTCTATGTCATCAACCGTTAAACTTCCAAGGTCAACTTGTCCAGAAGAAGGATCGTTGATTTTAAATCCATCTATCAAAACTAAGGTGTGAGCTGATTTAACTCCTCTTGGAAGAATAGCTCCTGCTGTCTGACCAGGACCGCCGTTTGCTCTAATGTATAGTTGAGGAAGGGTTCGTAAAACATCAGTGAGAAAGATAAAATTTTTCTTTTCAAGCTCCTCTTTGGTTATAACGGTTACTTGTGAAGTTACCTCTTTTAAGGGCTCTTCAATTCTGTCTGCTGAAACTACTACTTCAGGAATTTCTTTAACCTCTTTACTTTCTTCTGCACCAAAAGAAGGAGAAACCAAAGTTCCTAATAAAAAAAGAAAGCTGAGTTTGTGGAAGACCTTTTTGCTCATGACTCACCCCCTCGGGTTTTTTGGGGCTGGAGCGGTCTTCCGGCTTCCGGATCGTCCTACTCGCCGCACCTTCCCGGTGCCTTTCGGCACCAGTGGTCTGTCGGCTAAGAGCTTTAAAAAAGAAAAGCTCTTAGCCCAAGAAAGGAAGCCTCCTTTCGGGGAATACCCTACTTGGGACCTCCTTTCCCATCCGCATAAAAGCGGACAAGCGGCTTTCGTCCCCGGTCACGGCTGCGGGGCAGCGGGGGATTTTCACCCCACTTCCACAACTCCGGCCCACAACCTAATATATCATCCCTCTTTAAAAAATCAATCTAATTTTTTCTTTTTTTAAATTGTTTAGAGATTGTATATATGTTGTTTATTGTAGGTAGTGTCTCATTAATTGTGTAAATACTTGAAAAGTAAAATGGGCATGGTAGCTTCCCCAATGCTTAATAACCAAAACTACCAGAAAGGAGTGGAAGCTACCATGAAAGAAAAAACTAAAACTTTAACAAAACAACCTATGGAAGAAATTTTAAACTTTTTTTTCAGCAGGAAGTCAATAATCTTATTAAAAACCTTTTAGAAAAGCTTATGCTTGAAAAAAGAAAAATTTATTTAGAAGAGATAGAAGATTATGCAAACGGTTTTTATATCAGAGATTTACTTACAAAGTATGGGAAGGTTCAAGACTTAAAAGTGCCTCGGGTCAGGAATGGTGGTTTTCGTCCTGCTATACTTGTATTCACCCCAAAGCGTTTCTCGGTTAATAAAGGTGACCGAAGATGAAGTAAGGAGTTGGAAAGAAAAAGCACTTTCAGAGGAATATTTGGCAATATTTTTAGATGGAACTTATTTACCTATTCGTCGAAATGAGGTAGCAAAGGAACCAGTTTATTTAGCTTTGAGGATAAAGCTTGATGGAAGAAGGGAAATACTTGGATTTTGATTATTTGGATCTGAAGGGGAATGATTTACCTGGGATAGAAAATGCCATAAAGATGGTTTATCCGTCTTCAGAATGGCAACTTTGTGTATTACATACTGTAAGGAATTCTTTAAATAAGGTGCGGGTAAAAGATAGAGGTTTATTTGCAGAAGATTTAAAAAGGATATACAGAGCAGAAACAAAAGAAAAAGCTAAGGAGGGGATATTAAGATTAAAGGAAAGATGGGGTAAGATATATCCTAAGGTAGTGAAAAAATGGGAGGATAAAGCGTATGCATTATTAACCTTTTTGAGGTATCCGAAGGAGATAAGGCAGTTTATTTATACAACTAATCAGCTTAAAAGATTAGCAAAGGAGATAAAAAGGAGGATAAAGGTAATTTCCGGATGAAGGATCAGCTGAAAGATTGTTATATTTGATCTTGAAAGAGATGAATGAGAGGTTAAACTCAAAGAGGTTAAGGGGATTTAACGAGATTGAATTGGGGAACTACCATGCCCTTCCCGGAGAAATTTTTACACAATAAAAAAGACACTGTGTTTAAATCTAACTTGGGATGACATTTTCTTTGAACATAATCTTATCAGAATTAGAAAAGCAAAAAGAATAAAGAAAGATTTGTTCCTATGAGTAAGATGCTGAAAAAAGCTCTCTTACATTTAAAAACAACAAGAACTGATGACAACCCATTTGTTTTCCCATCACCTAAGACAGGAAAACCTTTAAACGATATCAGAAGAGTAATTTTGAAAATAGCAAAAAGAGCAGGAATTGAAAGGAAAATAACACCACATCAGTTAAGGCTTAGCTTTGCAACTCATCTTTTAGAAGCTGGAGTTGACTTGAGAACCATTCAAGCACTTTTGGGGCATGAAGATATTAAAACAACTCAAATTTATACAAAAGTTGCAATGCCAGTTCTTTACAGAGCTATTAATTAAAATTCTTGAAGCTCAAACATGTCGTCACTATGTCGTCACTAATGACCCCCTACCCCTATCAAAAGCTTGAAAATAAGCCGGCGATGGGATTCGAACCCATGGCCTGCTGATTACGAATCAGCTGCTCTACCCCTGAGCTACGCCGGCTTAAATAAATTATAAATTCTTATTTTAAAAATTTCAAATATTTGAACTTACTTAGTTTTATGTTGAAAGATATTTTTCTTTTATTCTTTTGATTACTATATGAGCTGAATTAAAAGCTTTCATTATACTTCCTTGTTTAAAGGCTATATCCCCAACTAAAAAAATCTTTGGTAAATTGGTTTCAAAAAATTCATCTATCAGGGGATTCCCTTTTTCATCAAAATTAATTCCTATTCTTCTTAAAAAACTCTCCGGGGTTGTTCCTCCTAAACAATAATAAATTAAATCATAAAAATCTTCCTTTCCGTCTTTAAAATAAACCCTTACTTTTTCATTATAGGGTTCTATTTTTTCTATATCTGTTGCCATGAGAAGCTTTAATTTACCTTGTTTTTCTTTTTCTTCTAAATTTTTTAAATTAATCTCATTTATTCTAAAAAATTGGGGTCTCCTATAAGAAAGATAAACATCGTTTACTTCACAGAGACAACAAGCAACCTCTGCTGCGGTATTTCCTCCACCAACCACTAAAATTTTTTTATTTTCTGGTATCTCAAGAGGAGGTTCAAAAAATACCTTATTTTTTAATTCCTCAGGAATAGAATATGATGGTTTATTAGGTTTACCAAAAATACCAATAGCTATGATCACAAATTCAGCTAAATATTCTGGCTTATCTTTTACAAAAATTTCGTATTCTTCATCTGTTTTTCTTATTTCTGTAACCTCTGAATTTAACCTTATATCTAATTTCCATTTATTAATCCAATCTTCTATCCTTTTAAGAAACTCTTCTTTAGTTTCAGTTTCAAAGGAGCATATTCCAATAGGTTTTATATCTTTCTCTCTATAATTAGCATCTACTCTTTTACCAGGTTTATAAAATTTTACTATAGTACTACAGACAGTTTCTCCTTTTTCCAAAACTACAACAGGTTCTATATTATTTGCTTTTGCTTCTATAGCTGAAGCAATCCCAGCTGGTCCTGCTCCTATAATAGCAATTTTAACTTTTTCCATTTTTAAAATTCCTTTAATTTAGATTGTAAAAAAATTAAGCACCTATTTCTATAAGGGCAAAAACCTTGAAAATGTTTACATCCTTCTTCTATATTTACATATTCTTTAAACTTTTCACACCAAATTTTTTTATTTTCTCCTTTTTCTTTTTTATTTTTATATTCTTTCAATTTTTATTATTTCAAACTTCAAGCCAAGATTCAGAAAATATAATTTCTCCTGTTAAAACTTTTACAGTTTTATATATTTCAAGTTCTTTAGAAGAAAGTGACTGGATATCTATTTTTTCTCCATCCATTATTTTATGAACTAAAGAGACCCATTCAGGATGTTTACCTTTTGCAATTTCTACTAATTCTTTATCGTATATATCAAGTATTGCACTGTAAAGATTATATTTCATAAGCATCATAAGCATTACTCTATTTAAATAAGGTCTTAAATGGGAGGCTACACCATTTGAAACATTTGAAAGACCTACAATTGTTTTAACTCCTGGTGTAATTTCTTGAAGTATAGAAAGAAATTTAAGTACCTCTTTAATTTGTTGCACATCAAGGGTTATAGGAGTAAGAACTGGATCTACCCAAATTTTTTCATTGGGTATACCATATTCATTGAGTTTATTTACAAGATCCAATGCAAGATCAGCTCTTTCATTAGCATCTCTAAGAAGCCCTTTTTCTCCCCAAAGAAGTGCTACCACATCACAACCAATTTCAGCAGCAAAAGGAGCAAGTTTATCCAATTTATCTTTATGAATGGTAACTGAATTTATAAGTGCCTTTGAAGGTTGTTTAGAAGCTTTTATTCCTGCAATCATTGCTTCTGGATTTGTAGTATCAAGAGAAATAGGAATATCTACTACCTCTTCTACAATTTTAACTATCCAAGGAGCAAGTTCTAAAGCATCCTTTTTTGCAGGTCCAATATTAAGATCTAAATAATCTGCTCCTAACTTAACTCCATCCTTAGCCATTTGTTGAATAGGTTGAGGATTGCGTTCTTTTATAGCTTTACCTATCCTTTTTGACATTATGTTTATATTTTCAGCAATACAAATTACTTTATAACCGCTTTCTTCTTTTTCCTTTTCAAGTTTTTCCTTTTTTTCTTTTATAGTTTTTTCTTCTTTTAAAATTTCTATTTTTTCGAATGTCTTTTTCTCTTCTTTTATTTCCCTCTTCTCAGAAACCTTTTCCTCTTTTTTTAATTCTTCTTTCAATTCTTCATAAAATTTTTTAAAAAATGAAGGAATCCCGCTTGCCTCTCTTGGCCCAACAATGATTTTCCAGTCAGGAAGTTCATCTTCAAGTTCTCCCTTTATTCCTGCTAAATAACCAGGAATTATAAGATTTCTATGTTTAACTTTTTCTTCAATCCCACACTTTTTAACAAAAGGGGCAATGGTATCAGCACCAAATTTACCTGCTGCCCAAGCTGTAAGAACTGATAAACCATCAGTATCTTTTATGAGAAGCCAAGTAGGAACTCTACTTGCCTCTATTTCCCCACTTACGATAAAATAAGTAAGGGCAAAATTGCAGGTTATAGCTACCAGCGAATTTTCATCAGGACCATTAATAGGATAAATCCCCTCTTCAACAACCATAGGTTTTTGAGGATCTGTATAAATATTCATTCTTTCTATTAAAAGATTAAATAAAGCTTCTGGCTTAAGATCTGAAAGAATAATAATACTTCCATATTTGCAGATAATCATACTTGCAATAAGAATTTCTAATAAATCAGAATCTGTATATCGATAAGGAAAAGTTATAACAGGAAATCCTAAGAGTTTAAATCTACTTTTAATAGCTGATTTTCTTATAATTACTAAATCTTCAAACAACTCTCTTAATACTTGAGAACCTGGATCAAGAACTAATTCTTTTAAACCTTTTTTAAAAGCCTTTTCAGAAAGACTACAAACTTCATCTAAGGATTCTCCAATTATAGTAAGAGGAACCTTTGTTGAAAGAGAGAAATTAGCAAAATCTTCAAAATTTTGAGAATTTGCACCATAAATTAAAGGTTTAAAATTATTACATATTTCTATTGCTTTTTTTAGGGTTCCCACATCTGAAGAAGCTAAAACTAAGGCTACCCAAGGAAGTTCATTTCTTACTTTTTTCACAATCTCTATAAATCTTTCCTCAGAGCCTTCATCTTGCAAAAACAGAGTATCTAATCTTAAAATAGTTCCTACCCTTTCCCATTGAAGTTTTTTATACAATCCTATTCTTCTTGAAATTTCCTCATCCTTCATATTAGTGGAAATGAGAGTTCCTATAAGAGGAGGATTTTCAAAACGTTTGTCATGCCTAAATAGAACACTTTCCCCACCCAAAAAATAGACGTAATTACCTCCTCCCAATTCTACTTTTCTAATAGGAGGTGCTAAAGCTTCAGCTATTTCTTCTTTAATCTTTGGATCAATATAGGGACAAGCATCTATCTCTGCCTGACCAGAAGCTACTTTCATAGCAAAGGCCATACAAGTAGAAAAACCACATTCTTTACAATTTGTTTTAGGTAAATACTTTAGTATTTGAATTCCTGTAAGAGCCACCTTAATTCTCCTTTTTTATGAAATTTAGGTAAGGGGAGGTAATTTTAAAACCGGATGATTCACTTTTTTTACCCAATTAAAAAGTTCTTCCTCTGTATTGACTACACTTTCATCGGCTATTTTTTCAAGAAAATCAGGAACTCCTAACTCTTCTGCCCTTTTTTGAAGTTTTTCCTTTAACTCTTCTTTAAGTATTTTAGGCATCCAAACAATTCTCAAAAATCCATCTTCTGCGGATATAAATTTTTTAGAAATAATATATTGCTTAGAAATACCTAAAAACCCTGGAGTAACTTGTCCTCCTCCTATCATTCCTGCAAGGGTAGAGAATTTAAGTCCTATTGGAGTTTCTTTATCAAATTCTCGATTTACTATAATGATTCCATTTACTGGTGCAGAAATTGCTGCAATAGCCTCCATACAACCGCATACAGTCATAGGATCATTCATAATACTATATAAACTTACCCTTTCTACTTTCCCTTTTGAGGCTTTTTTAACGAATTCATTTACTCCTTTAAATTGTCCTAATTTTAAATCTATAATCTCTCCTTTTAAAATGGGCTGATTTGGACCAGCTGGATTAATCTGATAATAAGCTTTTCCATCAAGCCAGCTATAAGCACCACAAGGCCCTCCTCTTTCAGGAGTAATTACACAAACATGAGTAGGGGCAAAACTTTGACAAAGGGTACAAGAATAAAATTCTTCTACATTTTCATCTACCATCCCAGCGAGTCTTGCATCTCTTTTCTCATATATACTTTTTGCTTTTTCTATTAATTTTTTTACCATTTCTTCATCTGTAAAAATCTCTACTTCACATTTATCTACAATGCTACTAAATTCTTGTTTTATTCTGTTATATAAAATCTCTCCTATATGTTTCAAAAGGAATCCCTTTTCTACTGCCTGTTTACTAATTCTTATCCATACTATATTTCTTTGTCCTATATGCATAATACCCTGGGCATAATTGATAAAATAATGAATTTGTCTTTCCATAATAGGTTCAAAATCTTCTTGCATATTAGTGCCAGCTACTTTTATTACAATAGCAAGCGGAAGTCTATAAGGTGGACCTTTTTTATCTATTTTGGGAAGATCAGAAATTTCCGGCCCTATCACCCTTATTTCTCCATCTTTAACTTCCTCAAAAGATGAAGATATTAATAATTCTAAGGCTGATGTTCTCCCTCCTCCACATTCTAAATAAAGATCTTCTTTTCTTACTCTTTCTCCCTCAAAAGCAGGGGCATAAGAAACTGGGATATTAAGTTTTGTTTTGGTAATTTTTAATCCCCTTACTTCTAAAGCCTTTTCTATTAATTCTTGAGAAGCAATTTCTGGAACGGAACTCCTGTAAAACTCTTGATTTTCCATTATTACCTGAAAATAGCAATGAGTAGGTTTGGAAATTAAAGCTTCATAAATACAAATCCCAGGAATTTTGATTTCAGGTACAGCCCAATCACAAATTATAGGAATCCCCCAATTTAAAGCTCCTAAACCATTAGCTACCCATTCCTCTGTAGGTGGACCAAAGGTTATTACAAAAGCAAAGGTTTTATATTTATTAAAAAGTAAATTATTTATATAATCCCCCGGCTTTACCCCACCAAAAGACATAGCAACTCTACAAGCAAAACCAATAGCAAAAACTATACTAGTATAGTGAGGACCAAAAGGTACTAATCTTACTGGCCAACCAAGTTGTAATCCTGCCTCTCTTAAAAGATAGGGCATATAAACACCATTGGTTTGATCATGCATAAATACATAAAGTCCTTTTTCAAGAAGGTCTTGAACAATATTTTTAGCTGTTTCTTTATCTGGAGGTGAACCAAGTAAAACTGCAAAACCAGGAGA
The window above is part of the Thermodesulfobacterium geofontis OPF15 genome. Proteins encoded here:
- the acsC gene encoding acetyl-CoA decarbonylase/synthase complex subunit gamma → MALTGIQILKYLPKTNCKECGFSTCMAFAMKVASGQAEIDACPYIDPKIKEEIAEALAPPIRKVELGGGNYVYFLGGESVLFRHDKRFENPPLIGTLISTNMKDEEISRRIGLYKKLQWERVGTILRLDTLFLQDEGSEERFIEIVKKVRNELPWVALVLASSDVGTLKKAIEICNNFKPLIYGANSQNFEDFANFSLSTKVPLTIIGESLDEVCSLSEKAFKKGLKELVLDPGSQVLRELFEDLVIIRKSAIKSRFKLLGFPVITFPYRYTDSDLLEILIASMIICKYGSIIILSDLKPEALFNLLIERMNIYTDPQKPMVVEEGIYPINGPDENSLVAITCNFALTYFIVSGEIEASRVPTWLLIKDTDGLSVLTAWAAGKFGADTIAPFVKKCGIEEKVKHRNLIIPGYLAGIKGELEDELPDWKIIVGPREASGIPSFFKKFYEELKEELKKEEKVSEKREIKEEKKTFEKIEILKEEKTIKEKKEKLEKEKEESGYKVICIAENINIMSKRIGKAIKERNPQPIQQMAKDGVKLGADYLDLNIGPAKKDALELAPWIVKIVEEVVDIPISLDTTNPEAMIAGIKASKQPSKALINSVTIHKDKLDKLAPFAAEIGCDVVALLWGEKGLLRDANERADLALDLVNKLNEYGIPNEKIWVDPVLTPITLDVQQIKEVLKFLSILQEITPGVKTIVGLSNVSNGVASHLRPYLNRVMLMMLMKYNLYSAILDIYDKELVEIAKGKHPEWVSLVHKIMDGEKIDIQSLSSKELEIYKTVKVLTGEIIFSESWLEV
- the acsB gene encoding acetyl-CoA decarbonylase/synthase complex subunit alpha/beta, whose translation is MSKIIFDLAIKGAYKILEKAWERYERAIKNFGKEVNVGFPNTAYYLPIIYAILGYPVKKLGDCEEVLQEAKKLLPDLSSSKNGLLYLGLALDAGMATLFAEEVVEAIRYLEEPNLYTKTEEPTEDNIWLGAADDVIFRKRGVEFVDGSSPGFAVLLGSPPDKETAKNIVQDLLEKGLYVFMHDQTNGVYMPYLLREAGLQLGWPVRLVPFGPHYTSIVFAIGFACRVAMSFGGVKPGDYINNLLFNKYKTFAFVITFGPPTEEWVANGLGALNWGIPIICDWAVPEIKIPGICIYEALISKPTHCYFQVIMENQEFYRSSVPEIASQELIEKALEVRGLKITKTKLNIPVSYAPAFEGERVRKEDLYLECGGGRTSALELLISSSFEEVKDGEIRVIGPEISDLPKIDKKGPPYRLPLAIVIKVAGTNMQEDFEPIMERQIHYFINYAQGIMHIGQRNIVWIRISKQAVEKGFLLKHIGEILYNRIKQEFSSIVDKCEVEIFTDEEMVKKLIEKAKSIYEKRDARLAGMVDENVEEFYSCTLCQSFAPTHVCVITPERGGPCGAYSWLDGKAYYQINPAGPNQPILKGEIIDLKLGQFKGVNEFVKKASKGKVERVSLYSIMNDPMTVCGCMEAIAAISAPVNGIIIVNREFDKETPIGLKFSTLAGMIGGGQVTPGFLGISKQYIISKKFISAEDGFLRIVWMPKILKEELKEKLQKRAEELGVPDFLEKIADESVVNTEEELFNWVKKVNHPVLKLPPLT